The Candidatus Eisenbacteria bacterium genomic interval TCGAAAGAATCCGGTCGTGAGGCACGGATCCCAGCATGTGCCCCACCGCAATCGGCCGCCGTACAGCGGGGGTGATCTCCGTATGCCCTCCGATGAGCAGAACCCCCAGCTCGGCGCAGGCTTCGGTGGCGTCCGAGAGGATCCGCGCCACACCGCCGATGTCGGCGTCTTCCGCCGGCATGAGAACGACCAGGACCAAAAATTCAGGCTCGCCTCCCATCGCGGCGATATCATTGGCATTGATATGCACCGCATACCAGCCCAAGTCCTCCGCGATAAAGGTGATCGGATCGGATGTGACAACAATCCGGCCGGGTTCCGCCGGCCCCATTATGACGGCGGCGTCTTCTCCGGGAGCAGGTTGTACAATGACACGGCGGGCCAGATCGGGGTTCGATTTATATAGCTTTGGGATATGCTTCTCCAGCAGCCTCTTCAGCATATCGGGCGGTAGCTTTCCGGCTCCGAGGTTCTTCATCGATTCGTTTATAACCGTCTTCTTAAAGAACGGCGTTGATGCAGGATGATCTATTTATGCCGGTACTCGAAAAGTGACGGCTGCGTTCTTGCGCCCTTTGCGCTCGGCTCCTTTGGTATATGACATTCTTCGTGGCGCAAAAGCCATACTTTATTCTGCAGCCCTCCGCCGAATCCCGTGAGTTTTCCTTTGGTTCCCATCACGCGGTGGCACGGGATAAGAATCGATACGGGATTTTTCCCCGTTGCGGCGCCGACGGCGCGTGAGCCCCCCGGCCTTTTTAGATTTTCGGCGATCTCACCGTAGGTGACGGTCTCCCCGTATGGGATTTTTGCAATCTCCCGCCAAACACTGAGCTGAAAATCGGTTCCGCTCAGCCTTTCGGGGAATGGGTAAACTTGGCGCTTCCCGGCGAAATATTTATCAAGTCGCGAGTGAACCTCCTTGCAAGAGCCGGCGACAAATTCTGCATCGGGGTAGCTCCAGCCCAAACTGTTGACGAATTCGAGCAGTGTCGTCTCTTTACGAAACCAGACCGCTATCGGGTCCTTCGCCGATTCCGCCAGAAAGAGATCTCCGATCGGGCTATCTATGCATTCATAAGTGATTTTCATGCCGGTTCCTTCTAAACCTTTCTTCTTCCGCGCTTCCTGTTTCGGGTCGCCGGCGGGGCCGGGGGCTCGTTTCCACGCGCGATCTCATTCACTACTTCGACGATCGGACACGGTTCAATGGCTCTTCCCTCGCGGCAAGAAAAGACCAATTGATCCAGTACGGCCTTCATTGCCGCCATCCGGGTCGCCTTCGCGTCTATGATTCGAATCACATCGGAGGCCCGAATCGCTGTCTCTTCCCGCTGACTCTCCTCCACATTTCGAAATGAAAGCAGCATCAGAACCTCATCTAATGTAAAACCAAGGTCCTGCGCCCTCTTGATAAACCGGACGAGCAGAACCGTATCGAGAGGATAGGCTCTGTATCCGGACGTCCGGCGGGGTGGCTTGGGCACTATCCCCCGCCTCTCATAGTAGCGCATCGTCTGAATGTTCACCCCGGCCATATGCGCCACTTCGCCGATCGTCAGTGTTTGTTCCGGGTCGCCGAGATTCGTCATGGTTCGACCTTACACATTGTTTAGCTTATACTCTAAAAGATCAAGCGCCGTCTTTCCTTGCGATCATGACAAGATCCATCGACTCCATGGGGACATACTCCCCACCCAGCATGTCCCCAAGAACCGCCGTTATCTGAAATCCGGCCGCCTCGAGAAAACCCTGCATATCTTCCCGTCTCCAGCCCCGGATGTCGACGCCCTGGGCCCGGACCATTTCCACCGGCGGGTCGGCGGATCGGCGGTATGAAAGTGTTACCGGGCAGAAGCGGACCCATCCGTTCTCTTTCAAGTCCATGAGCCGGAGAAAAACGATCTCCTCATCGCCGTTGTCCCGAAAGCTGAGCGGCAGATTTCGGATTTTCTTTTCGAAGATCCTTTCGTAATTGAGAAACTGAAATAGAAAAAGGCCGCCGGGGCAAAGATGCCTCCGCACCCCGCGAAGGGCCTTTATCATATCCTCCGCATCGGTGATATGAACCAATGTGTTCCCGAGGGAGATCGCCGCGCCAAACTCTCCCTCAACGGCGTCATCAAGATGGACAAGATCCCCGCGCACAAATTTGATATTCGGCGGGCAGGGAGTATCGGTCGCCTTTGCGATCATCGTTTCGGATTGATCGACACCGACAACACGGAAACCCTCTTCATGAAAGAAACGGCTATGTTCGCCCGTCCCGCAACCGAGATCCAACACCGACCTTTCAGGGGCCATCGCTAAAAACTTCCGTAAAAAGGGGCCCTCCGTATGGAGCCGTTTCGGCCATGCGATGAGGCGCCGGTAATCAACGCGGGAGTATGGATCATCTGTTCCCATTTCCCCTCCATCCTAAATTGTATTTTATGATACCACACGCCGGCGGATGGGGTAAGCTGCCCACACTTCTTAACCGCCGGCATCCCACGCCCCGGCGGGCCGAAAAGAGCGCGGCCGCGCATGGGAGGAGTTTTCCGAAATCCACGATGGCGTCCTGATTGTCGGCATTTCAATAGAAATCCCACATCTTCGCAGGGCGCATGTGGTTATAAGAGAGATTTTTCCAGAACGCCATGCCCGGGTCGCGGAAAAAATCGGCGTTCGGTTTCTTTCAATGGGTCTTGTGCTGTTGCTACTGCGTTCCCGGCCACTTATCCTTATAGAAGTGGTGTACTTAATGGAAAGGAGTCCCCATGGGACACATCGGATTTCAGGAAATTTTGATTCTCGTCGTGGTCCTCGTCCTCCTTTTCGGCGCGCGCAGGATTCCTGAGCTGGCCCGCTCGATGGGTCGCGGGATCAACGAGTTCAAGCATGGTCTAAGAGAAAAAGGGGATGATCAGAAGACGGATCCGCCTCCCCGGGTAGAGGAACCCTCATCCAAACGCGATTCCTCCCGGTAGCGTTCTCTCGTCTGGTATCGGTTTGGTAGTCTTAACGTGAATATCACCCTTCGCCTTTTTGCCGCCCTCCGCCTGGAAGCCGGGAGCGATTCGCTCTTGATCCAACTTCCGGAGGGCGCAACGGTGGGCGACGCATTGGAGCAGATCCAAGGCGAATACGCCGGGCTTGTCCCTCATCTCCCGGCCTGCCGCGCCGCCGTCGGCAATGAATTTGTTGAAGCCGGCACGAAGCTGAAAGAGGGCGATGTGTTGGCCCTTATTCCTCCCGTCCAAGGGGGTTCTTCCGCGCCGCAGCGTATGGTCCGTGTCGTCGTTCTTACCGACAAACCCCCGCTTGAGGCGCTGAAGATCATTTACGATGATTCTGATCCGCCCCCCGAAACCGGCGCCGGTGCTGTTGTCGAATTCCGCGGTGTCGTCCGCGGCACCGAAAACGATCAGCCGATCGAGGGGATCGAGTACGAGTCCTATCTTGATATGGCCGAGCATCAAATTCATCGAATCCTGGATGATTTGGAGCAGCGCCTTCCATTGATCCGGTTTATCGTGATACACACCATTGGGATGGTGCCCGCGGGAGAAACTTCGTTATACATTCGCGTTGAATCGTCGCACAGGAGAGAGGCCTTCGTCGCCTGCCAGAGCTTTATCGATCAGCTGAAGCGAGATGTTCCCATTTGGAAGCATCCGCGGTCCGGCGCCTAGATCAGCCCTTCCGTCCCACATATTGCTCGGCGCTGATTGAGAATTTCAGCGCCCTGCGCCGCTCCTCGCTCCACTTCGGCAAAGTGCTTTCGTTATAGACAAATGATTTCTCGAGCGTCATGCCGATCTTTTTCATCACCCTTTGGGATCGGATGTTCCCCGCCAGCGTATGCGCAATGATCTTTTCAAGTCCGCGTTCTTTGAATCCGATTTTCAACATTTCAGTCGCGCCTTCCGTCGCGTAGCCTTTGTTCCAGAATTTCTTTCTGAGCCGGTAGCCGGTTTCAATTTCATTCTCAAAATGTCTGTCGGGCTGCAGGCAGAACCATCCGATAAATTCCCCGCTCTCAATTTCATGGGCGGGCCAGGCGCCGTAACCGTCGAGCCTCGACAGCTTTTCCAGAAGGGTCCGAACTATATCTTCAAAGCCGATCCGCGCAACCGGCAATCCGCCATTGATAAAATTCATAACATCGGGGTCGTTATCCATCGCGAATAGTTCGTCTGTATACGAAAAATCGAAATCTCTGAAATGGAGTCTGTCTGTTTTACAATTCATCCTGCGGCCGCCGATTATTCCCACCTCTCATCGGCGGGAAACGGCTCGCCCTCGTTTTCGTTTTCAAAAACCCGGCCGGAAAGGATGTCGTCAATCTGGCGGACGACCTCCATCAGCTGCTCATTCTTGACAGGGTCGTTCTGTATCTGGCATGCCCTGAGAAGAAGGTCCCTGGCTCTTTCAAAGGTCTCGCGCTCCTGGGCATAAACAAATCCTAAATTCGCAAGAACGAGCAGGTTGTCTGGTTTTAATAAAAGGGCCTTTTCGAGACTTTCAGACGCGAGCTCATTCCGGCCCTGCGCCGAATAGGCCAGCCCAAGATTGTAATGCAGCTTGAAAGCCAGCTCGGCGGACACCTGGTGCTCGCTCAAAATGCGGCCGGCTGAAACATAGGACCGCACGGCGCGGCTCAGGTCTTCTTCTTTCTGCAACGCGATCCCTAGATTGATCCATATCCGGGGATCGCAGTTGAGCTCCTCGACCGCCTTCAAATACATTTCCCCGGCATCGGACCACCGACCGGTCGCCAATACATTGTTGCCCCGCTCGAATAAGGCCGCCGCATTATCGGGATGAGCTTGAAGCAGCACATGAAGCCGCCGGCCATCGGTTCGGAAATCCGCCGCCCGTCCGGCCGTTCGGATCCCAAAAAGTGTGGCGATGACGATCAAGAGGACAATTTCTACGACATTCGGGGATCGGGAGGCGGCCCACCTGCGGATACCGGCGGCCGCGGCGATCACGAATCCGCCGGCCGGGAGAAGCAGGAGAGACTCAGATGCCACGGGCCCCTGCCCGCGAAAGAGCGGCAACATGGTCGACAGCGCGAGGAGGAACCAGCCGAAACCCAGTCCCAGGGCCGGCCACTTCCGCACGATCGATAGGAGAAACAACCCCGCGAGCATCATCCATATAAAACTTCCAAGAATGAGGGCGAGAGACGCCGGGTTTCCGCTGGGATTCAGGAGGTGAACATAATTCGTGCTGAGCGAAAGTGGCAGGACAAGAAGGCGGAGATAAATGTACGGCGCGGCCAGGCTCGCCAGCCCCTTCTGGCCAAACCCCAACCAAGCCACGATACCGGAGACATCCGCTGACCCCTCGGCATGACCCATGGCGCCGCGAATCATGATCCACATTAGAAGGATCCCGGCGAGAGGAGCAAGCCGCACCAGCATACTCTTTTCGAGCATCCGCCCCGCGGCGCGGGCTCGCAGCCACTCATAGAGAAGGAGCAGCGGCAGCAGAATCCAGGTCGCCTCATATGAGAGCAGCGCGAGGAGATAGGAGGCCCAGAGAACAACCAAGAGAACCGGGTTCTGTTTCTTGCCGTCCTCCGGACCGGCGCCGGCGAGAAGGGCGGACAAAAAGAAAACCATCCCCAAAAGCCCGCTTCGCCCGGAAAGCATGAAAACCGTTTCAGAAACAGCCGGGTGGAGCGCCGCCACAAGACCCCACAGAAAGGCAACAAGAACGCCGGAGAAGAGACGCAGCAAGAGATAAAAGAAGAGACCGGCGATAATCATTCTGAGAACGACCTGTACAATATAGTATCCGGTTCTCTTCGACCCCCACAGGGTGTAGTTCCATAAAAAACTCCCCGTGGCAAGAGGCCGCCACGAAGATCCCGCATCATTCCACCGATAGGGGCTGTTCCACACCGAGTGGTCGGGTGTTGAATTAACCGCCGGATGCCCCCACGCAACGTCCGCATCTCCGATAACCGGGCCGTTGTTCAATCCAAATAAATACGGTATGGCGGTAATGATGACGATGCCGGCCAATGCAAGCCAGGACCAATTATTTTTCGGGTTCTGATTCACGGTCCTCAACGGAAACGAGCCGTCTTGAAACGGCTCGTTCTCCTCGGATTGTTTGTAGCTTGGAACATCCGGGCAATCGACATCCAAATGTTGTCCGCCGTCTCCAACAAGTCCCCGTCATTCTTTAATAATCCGTGTAAGCCGTCCGGAATCCGATTTGCGGAGCCATTGTTTCAGGCGATGTCGCCTCGCGATTTGTACAACGAAGGCTTATCATTCCGCCAAGCCAGCTTCCGCCACGTATCACTTTTGTGACCCCGGTGGGCGGTCCGGGATAATTCGGCGGCGGTGTTTGCCTATACGGGTTTTCATACCAATCCCGGACCCATTCCTTGGCGTTGCCGGCCATATCATTGAGTCCAAAATAGCTGGAGCCAAGATTCGTCTGGTACCCCATGTAAATGGAACCATCATAGAATCCGATCGGCGTCGACGGAGGCATCACTAATTCAAATGGATCCCCGCCATTATAACCATTGCACCGGGTTTTATCCCAATCCCGGCCCCACGGGTATCTCCATCCCAGCGAATCCCCGCGCGCCGCGATTTCCCATTCCCGCTCGGTGGGCAGTCTCAGTCCGTAAAAGATACTGTAGGCCGTCGCCCCGTACCAGCTGACACCCATGACGGGATGCCCCTCAAATCCCTCCGCCACCACAAAGGAATCGATCTCCTCCTCCACATCAAACCGTATCTTCGACTCGTCAAAATTAATAAGCCGATTTCCCAGCGTGTCGGTGGCCGTGCGTGGCGGGTAAAAGATAACGGCCTGGGGGTTGCTGTTGATTGCCTTGTTTAAATAGGTTCTGAACAGGTCGTTTGTTACTTCGTTTTTCTCAATATAGTATGTAGAAACCGTGACTTGGTGAAATGCCATCTCGTTGGTATTTGCCAGCGTATCGGATGTGTCGGCGACACCAATCGCGTACCGCCCCCCTGGGATTCGGATCATTTCGGATTGGGGTCTCGGCGTCCCGCCGACGTTGGTCACTTCGAGGTTTTGGGTTGCACTGCCCGGTCCTTCATAATAAGTATTGTAGGCTTCCATTCTTATTCTGTACGGCCTATCGGGAGTCGTTGGGATAACGAACTTGTGATAAACCAGATCAAGGGGTGTTTTGTGCTCCGTTGTATCAATATCCCATATGCCATCATCTTCAAAATCCCAACGCACAATGATGTTTGACAGCTCATCGATCGGGTCCGTGGTTTCATTCGAAGCGTTGAACTCGAAGTTAATATCAAGATTCCCGGAAGGCGGATCAATCAGGAACCCGGCCGTTGGGGCTGTCAACTGAGCCACATTGAGAATTCGGACATCGATTTCCGGCGAAAATCCTGTATTCCCAAAAATATCGTCGGCTCTGGCGATGATTTTGACTTCGCTGCCGTTTGTAATCGTTCCGGTGCGCCACTTTACGGAATAATAGGACCATCCATTTTCTGTGC includes:
- a CDS encoding methylated-DNA--[protein]-cysteine S-methyltransferase — encoded protein: MKITYECIDSPIGDLFLAESAKDPIAVWFRKETTLLEFVNSLGWSYPDAEFVAGSCKEVHSRLDKYFAGKRQVYPFPERLSGTDFQLSVWREIAKIPYGETVTYGEIAENLKRPGGSRAVGAATGKNPVSILIPCHRVMGTKGKLTGFGGGLQNKVWLLRHEECHIPKEPSAKGARTQPSLFEYRHK
- a CDS encoding MerR family transcriptional regulator, which gives rise to MTIGEVAHMAGVNIQTMRYYERRGIVPKPPRRTSGYRAYPLDTVLLVRFIKRAQDLGFTLDEVLMLLSFRNVEESQREETAIRASDVIRIIDAKATRMAAMKAVLDQLVFSCREGRAIEPCPIVEVVNEIARGNEPPAPPATRNRKRGRRKV
- a CDS encoding class I SAM-dependent methyltransferase — translated: MGTDDPYSRVDYRRLIAWPKRLHTEGPFLRKFLAMAPERSVLDLGCGTGEHSRFFHEEGFRVVGVDQSETMIAKATDTPCPPNIKFVRGDLVHLDDAVEGEFGAAISLGNTLVHITDAEDMIKALRGVRRHLCPGGLFLFQFLNYERIFEKKIRNLPLSFRDNGDEEIVFLRLMDLKENGWVRFCPVTLSYRRSADPPVEMVRAQGVDIRGWRREDMQGFLEAAGFQITAVLGDMLGGEYVPMESMDLVMIARKDGA
- a CDS encoding twin-arginine translocase TatA/TatE family subunit, with protein sequence MGHIGFQEILILVVVLVLLFGARRIPELARSMGRGINEFKHGLREKGDDQKTDPPPRVEEPSSKRDSSR
- a CDS encoding molybdenum cofactor biosynthesis protein MoaE translates to MNITLRLFAALRLEAGSDSLLIQLPEGATVGDALEQIQGEYAGLVPHLPACRAAVGNEFVEAGTKLKEGDVLALIPPVQGGSSAPQRMVRVVVLTDKPPLEALKIIYDDSDPPPETGAGAVVEFRGVVRGTENDQPIEGIEYESYLDMAEHQIHRILDDLEQRLPLIRFIVIHTIGMVPAGETSLYIRVESSHRREAFVACQSFIDQLKRDVPIWKHPRSGA
- a CDS encoding GNAT family N-acetyltransferase, encoding MNCKTDRLHFRDFDFSYTDELFAMDNDPDVMNFINGGLPVARIGFEDIVRTLLEKLSRLDGYGAWPAHEIESGEFIGWFCLQPDRHFENEIETGYRLRKKFWNKGYATEGATEMLKIGFKERGLEKIIAHTLAGNIRSQRVMKKIGMTLEKSFVYNESTLPKWSEERRRALKFSISAEQYVGRKG
- a CDS encoding tetratricopeptide repeat protein; protein product: MNQNPKNNWSWLALAGIVIITAIPYLFGLNNGPVIGDADVAWGHPAVNSTPDHSVWNSPYRWNDAGSSWRPLATGSFLWNYTLWGSKRTGYYIVQVVLRMIIAGLFFYLLLRLFSGVLVAFLWGLVAALHPAVSETVFMLSGRSGLLGMVFFLSALLAGAGPEDGKKQNPVLLVVLWASYLLALLSYEATWILLPLLLLYEWLRARAAGRMLEKSMLVRLAPLAGILLMWIMIRGAMGHAEGSADVSGIVAWLGFGQKGLASLAAPYIYLRLLVLPLSLSTNYVHLLNPSGNPASLALILGSFIWMMLAGLFLLSIVRKWPALGLGFGWFLLALSTMLPLFRGQGPVASESLLLLPAGGFVIAAAAGIRRWAASRSPNVVEIVLLIVIATLFGIRTAGRAADFRTDGRRLHVLLQAHPDNAAALFERGNNVLATGRWSDAGEMYLKAVEELNCDPRIWINLGIALQKEEDLSRAVRSYVSAGRILSEHQVSAELAFKLHYNLGLAYSAQGRNELASESLEKALLLKPDNLLVLANLGFVYAQERETFERARDLLLRACQIQNDPVKNEQLMEVVRQIDDILSGRVFENENEGEPFPADERWE
- a CDS encoding SUMF1/EgtB/PvdO family nonheme iron enzyme — translated: MATQIRRGSKIRGFTFLTLFTIFLIVSGYAGCAKDDPEKPGDQTKPEITIIYPTPPPAGLFDVADSVNIVARARDNNGIASVQFYRKTASDTAAKNVGTVIETPDSTENGWSYYSVKWRTGTITNGSEVKIIARADDIFGNTGFSPEIDVRILNVAQLTAPTAGFLIDPPSGNLDINFEFNASNETTDPIDELSNIIVRWDFEDDGIWDIDTTEHKTPLDLVYHKFVIPTTPDRPYRIRMEAYNTYYEGPGSATQNLEVTNVGGTPRPQSEMIRIPGGRYAIGVADTSDTLANTNEMAFHQVTVSTYYIEKNEVTNDLFRTYLNKAINSNPQAVIFYPPRTATDTLGNRLINFDESKIRFDVEEEIDSFVVAEGFEGHPVMGVSWYGATAYSIFYGLRLPTEREWEIAARGDSLGWRYPWGRDWDKTRCNGYNGGDPFELVMPPSTPIGFYDGSIYMGYQTNLGSSYFGLNDMAGNAKEWVRDWYENPYRQTPPPNYPGPPTGVTKVIRGGSWLGGMISLRCTNREATSPETMAPQIGFRTAYTDY